The DNA region TCGAATTGGCGATCTTTTAGTGGCGTTAAGCGGCATAAAATTTTTTAATTTAACTGCTGTTTTAACTACAGAGCATTAAACTATTCTATCAAGAGGGATTCGATCAGAATACAAGTATATCAAAAATTTTATATATCCGCGTAGATTGCCTAAATATTAAGCAACATCCAGATTGTCGCCAACTGGCTCATCCCCGGCCGCGGCATCACTTTCTACGGCTTTCAGGTCTTCAGGGTTTACTTCGTCTTTCTCTATTCTAAGGTTTTTAATAATGTGCTGCTGTCTGTCGGGTGTGTTTTTGCCCATATAGTATTCCAGCAGGTGTTTAATGGTCTGGTCTTTAAGGATCACAGGATCAAGCCTGATGTCTTTACCAATAAAAAGCCCGAACTCATCCGGAGAAATCTCTCCCAGCCCTTTAAAGCGGGTAATTTCAGGTTTACTGCCCAGTTTTTCAATAGCCTTTTTACGTTCCTCATCGCTATAGCAGTAAATGGTCTCTTTCTTATTGCGCACCCTAAACAACGGCGTCTGTAAGATGTAAACATGCCCTGCGCGTACCAGATCAGGAAAGAACTGCAGGAAAAAGGTCATCATCAGCAAGCGGATATGCATACCGTCTACATCGGCATCCGTGGCAATTACAATATTGTTATAGTGCAATCCATCCAGTCCGTCTTCTATATTGAGCGCATGCTGTAAAAGATTAAATTCTTCATTTTCATATACCACCTTTTTGGTGAGCTCATAGCAGTTTAAGGGTTTGCCCTTAAGACTAAAAACGGCCTGGCAATCCACATCACGTGATTTGGTGATGGAGCCAGAGGCCGAGTCTCCTTCGGTGATGAACAAAGTCGTCTCATACCTTTTATCGTGGGTACTGTTGAAATGGACTTTGCAATCCCTCAGCTTCTTGTTGTGCAGTGAAGCTTTTTTTGCACGGTCATTGGCGAGTTTCTTAATACCGGCAATATCTTTACGCTCCCGTTCCGATTGAAGTATTCTTTTTAACAAGGCGTCGGCAACATCCGGGTGCTTGTGCAGGTAATCGTCAAGTTCCTTCTTTACGAAATCGTTGATAAAAGTCCTTACCGATGGCCCGTCTGGCCCCATATTCTGAGAACCCAGCTTTGTTTTGGTCTGCGATTCAAACACAGGTTCCTGCACACGTACCGAAATGGCCGCAATGATAGAAGACCTGATGTCTGAAGCATCGTATTCTTTCTTATAAAACTCGCGTATGGTTTTTACCACAGCCTCCCTGAATGCGGCCTGGTGCGTACCCCCCTGCGTAGTATGCTGTCCGTTCACAAAAGAGTGATAATCTTCGCCGTATTGCTGTCCATGTGTCATGGCTATTTCGATATCATTCCCTTTCAGATGGATAATCGGATAGCGCACGCTCTCTACATCCGCATGCTTGTGCAACAGGTCATATAGCCCTCTTTCAGAAAAATACTTCTGATTGTTAAAATTAATGGTGAGGCCAGCGTTCAGGAACACATAATTCCAGATCATGCTCTCTACAAAATCAGGGATATAATGGTAATTCCTGAAAATGGTTTCATCCGGATAAAAAGTAATGGCAGTACCATTGCGCTGGGTAGTGTCAATTATCGGGTGATCGGTTACTATTTCACCTTTAGAAAACTCTACTTTTTTGGTTTTGGCATCGCGGTAAGACTGTACGGTAAAATTGGTAGAAAGGGCGTTTACAGCCTTTGTACCCACGCCATTTAAACCTACAGATTTCTGAAAGGCCTTACTGTCGTATTTACCCCCGGTATTGATTTTGGAAACACAGTCTATTACCTTACCTAATGGAATACCCCGCCCGTAATCGCGCACATTTACCTTTTGGTCAGAAACCGTAATTTCAATGGTACGGCCCGACCCCATTACAAACTCATCAATAGAGTTGTCTACAATCTCTTTCAGCAATACATAAATCCCATCATCCTGTGCCGAACCGTCGCCCAGTTTTCCGATATACATACCGGGACGTAACCTGATGTGTTCTTTCCAGTCAAGAGAGCGTATACTGTCTTCGTTATAATTCGGTTCTGCCATGATGTAATATGAGTAGAGTGGATATACAAATTTATACATTTTGATGTATATTCAGCATCAAAATGAATCATATTCATTTCAAGACTGCCAGATGCCCATAAAACAATTGCCCCTGAAAAAAGAATTTGCCTATGCCGCCGGCATGATGGGCTGGAGCATCATGACCAATATCATCATCGGCATGCTGCCGTATTTTTACCTGCCACCCAACAATTCCGGGCTGCCGCCCCTTGTGCCCCAGCTACTGGTGTTCGGGGCCTTCAATATCCTATCCATTATTGCAGCCTCGGGGCGTTTGTTTGATGCACTTTACGACCCTTTTATCGCTTCTGTAAGTGACAGCAGCAAGAACCCGAAAGGCAGGCGCATCCCCATCATGAAGTACGCAATTTTACCAGCAGTAATCTCCTGCTGCCTGGTTTTTTACCCGGCTACTAAAACCGAGAGCATGGCCAATGCCTGGTGGCTTGCCATGGCACTGTTGTTTTTCTTTATTTCAGTAACTACATACATCATCCCTTACAATGCCCTGCTGGCCGAACTTACCCATAGTGCAGACCAAAAAGTAAAGCTTTCCACCTTTCAGCAGGCAGGATTTGTTTTGGGCATGGTACTGGCCGCGCTCTGCAACAATTATGCAGACCTCATACAGGCGGTTTTTCTGGTCTCCAACCGTAGCCTGGCCTTGCAATATGCCATCTGGGGGCTCAGCGTTTTTGCAGGAATGGTGATGGTCCTTCCTGTTATTTTTATTAATGAGAAAGAGTTTATCGACGTTAAACCGACGCATATCCCCCTGCTCCCGGCAATAAAAAACACCTTCAGGAATTCAAACTTCAAGTATTACCTCATCTCCGACTTTTCCTTTTACATAGCGCTGAGCATCATTTCCAGCGGCCTGCTTTTCTTTGTTACGGTGCTGCTTGGATTGCCAGGCTCAGATGGTGGAAAATTCATGAGCACCATGGTGATCTTCTCCCTGGTATTTTACCCATTCATCAATTATGCTGCAAAAAGATTTGGCAAAAAGCCGCTGGTACTCATTGCTTTTGGCATTCTAAGCTTAATATTTGTTACCATTTATTTCCTGGGCCGCCTGCCTTTTAGGCCTGCCACACAAATGTACATCCTGGTTATCTGCGCCTCTTTCCCCCTGGCATCTCTGGGTATTTTACCGAATGCCATTCTGGCCGATATTGCAGAGAAAGACACCGTTGAAACCGGGGAGAACCATGAAGGGATGTTCTTTGCCGTAAAATACCTGTTTGTAAAGCTGGGCCAGACTTTAGGCATCGCCATATTTGCCATGTTTACTGTTTATGGTAAAGACCCGGGCAGCGATTATGGCTTACGCATGAACGGTGTTGCTGGCTTTATTCTATGCATATTGGCACTGTTCTTTTTCAGCCGTTTTAAGGAAAACAAAAGCACTAATACAGAGCCAATTATACATCCGGCAACAGATTGAGCAAAAGCCCGATTTTATATGTACCTTTGTGCCCGGAACAATATTCTTTTGTTCCTTATATATTACACATTAAAATACAGATACATTGTTATTCAAAGAATTAAACCTGATTGAGCCCATCTTAAATGCGCTGCAAACAGAAGGCTATACACAGCCTACCCCGATACAAGAACAATCTATACCATCCATATTACAGAACAGGGATTTATTAGGCTGCGCCCAAACAGGCACAGGAAAAACTGCCGCATTTGCTATTCCTATGCTGCAGCTGCTCAGTAAACCGCATACCAATACCAAGGTCCACAAAGTAATTAAGGCCCTGGTATTGACACCAACACGCGAACTGGCCATACAGATTGAAGAGAGCTTTAAAGCTTACGGCAAAAACCTGCCTTTAAAACACCTGGTTATATTTGGCGGTGTAGGCCAAAAAGCGCAAACAGATGCCCTGCACAGAGGGGTTGATATCCTGGTAGCTACCCCAGGCAGGCTATTGGACCTGATGAACCAGGGCTTTATTAACCTCCGAGACATCGAGATCTTTGTGCTGGATGAGGCAGACAGGATGCTGGACATGGGCTTTATCCACGACGTAAAAAAAGTAATTGCAAAATTGCCCGCCAAAAGGCAAACGCTGTTTTTCTCTGCAACCATGCCTAAAGAGATCCAGGCATTGGCAGACACCATCCTGACCAATCCGGTTAAGGTTGAGGTTACCCCTGTATCCTCTACAGCCGAGAAAATCCAGCAGCAGATCTTTTACGTGGAAAAGAGCGATAAAAAAGGATTGCTGATGCACATCTTAAAAGACAAGAGCATCGAAACTGCCCTGGTATTTGCCCGTACCAAACATGGCTCTGACCGTATTGTGAAAGACCTGGTAAAAGCAGGCATCAAAGCAGAGGCCATCCATGGCAATAAATCGCAAAATGCCAGACAAAGGGCTTTAACCAATTTCAAAGCAAAAACCACACGTATCCTGGTTGCTACAGATATTGCGGCCCGTGGTATTGATGTGGATGAGTTGACACACGTGATCAATTACGAATTGCCTAACATCCCCGAAACTTATGTACACCGGATTGGCCGTACTGGCAGGGCAGGCTTAAGCGGAACAGCACTGTCATTTTGCGATGCGGAAGAGAAAGAATTTTTAGATGATATCGAGAAACTGATCGGACTTAAACTCCCGGTAACGGAAGATCATCCCTATGCCATGAGCTGGCAAAGCCTGATGTCTGGTGCTGCTGCTGCAAAAGCAAATGGTAAATCAAAGCCATCGCGTGGCGCAAGAAACGACAGAGGCCCCCGTCCTGACAAAACAGAACGTCAGCCCAATTTAAGTGGTGCTAAAAAGAAACCCTATGGCGGCAACCGCCGCTGGGGCAAGAAGTCATAAAAAAGGCCCCGAAAACATCGGGGCCTTTGTGTTTATTCCTTTTTCGGCTCCGGCGCCTTTTCTATCAGCTCCATAAACTGATCCAGTTTAGGTGTAATGATAATCTGGGTACGCCGGTTTTTTGCCTTTCCGGCCTCCGTATCGTTTCCTGCCAGAGGATTGTACTCACCCCGTCCACCGGCGGTTAATCTTTTCGGATCAACACCATAGGTATTTTGTAAGGACTGAACTACTGATGAAGCCCTCAAAGCACTCAAATCCCAGTTGTTACGGATATTGGTTTGAGAAATAGGCACATTATCTGTATTTCCTTCAATCAAAACGTCATAGTCGCGGTAATCTTTAATGATTTTTGCAATTTTGCTTAAGGTCTCTCCAGCTTTGGGCAATATTTCATAGCTACCCGATTTATACAGCATATTGTCTGAAAGGGAAATGTATACCACCCCCTTTAGTACCTGTACATCCACATCTCTTAACTCTTCGCGGCTTAAAGAGCGGGTAAGGTTATTGGTCAGTACCATATTCAGGGAATCACTTTTATTTTTGGTGTTAACCAGGTGCTGGATGTATTTATTAGATGAATTGATCTCATCAACCAGCTTGGAAATATTTACATTTCCCTGCTTGGTAGATGACAAACATTTATCTAACGCAGCTTGTAGTGCAGCAACATTTTTACGCTCGGCAGCAATCTGCTCTTCCAGGCTCTTTACACGGGCCGAAGAGCCTGACAGATCCTGCTGGCTGCCCTGATATTTCTGGTTCAGTTCGCGCCCGCGTTGCTGCAGATCGGCATATTTGGCTTCAAGTTCCTTATACTTTTTGTTACTTACACATCCCTGGAACAATATCGTCAGGGCAAGTGTACCCATCAAAAGATAATATTTCATGACTTAATAATTTAAATAAACAATAGCGAAAGCATCGCTGTTATAACGCCTGTCTTTCGAAAATGTTTTGCTGGTCCAATAGGCAGCCTATCATCAAACAGTAGCTAATACCCAATAAAAAAAGCGGCAAATGATCTTTCAATCATTTACCGCCATCTAAATTAACGCTCTCTACATTAAAACAACTCTTGCTTCAGATTGTTCGGGTAAATGTTAATTTTTTTTCAACTGTTCTGCCAGGCCAACCAGCAGCCCCTCGGTTCCACGTATGTAGCAGAGCTTGTAAGAATCCTGATACTGTACCACTTCCCCAACAAGCTGAGCGCCTCGTTTGATGAGTCTGGATACCAGTTCATCAATATCCTCTACCGTAAACATCACGCGTAGATAACCCAGGGCGTTTACCGGAGCATTCCGGTGGTCCGAAACCGTAGGCGGATCCAGAAATTTCGAAAGTTCGAGCCTGCTGTGGCCGTCCGGGGTAACCATCATGGCAATTTCTACGCGCTGGTTGCCCAGTCCGGTAACCTGGCCGGCCCATTCTCCTTCAATCATGGCACGGCCTTCAAGTTTCAATCCTATTTCTGAAAAAAAAGAGATGGCATCATCCAGGGATTCTACAACAATCCCCATATTGTCCATTCGCAGTAAGCTATTTTTTGCCATAGTTTTATATTTTAAGATGTTACGCTATTATTTTCAAGTGCTCAATTTCTCAATTAATTCGCATATATAACAACAAAGCCCAGATGTTGTTCCAAAAGCCCATCAAAACAATTGTGGAAAACCAGCAGAATGTTAAAATCTATTTTAAACAATTGCCTGCCTTCCGGAATTATACAAACATTAAAATTATCAGACTTATGCAAAAAACTACAAACAACAGCACAGACCTTCAAAAGTTTATAGAGAAATTTGAACCAAACAAATTTAAAATGCTGTCCAGGGGCATCGAGATCAGAGGTAATAACGACCTGCACCGCAGCATAACTTTTGCAAAAGAACTGATTGAGCGGATGAAACTGAAGCTCACTGTTCATCATTCTGCCGAGATGGCCTTATACGGGGGATTTGAGGTTGTTTACGCGTAAACGA from Pedobacter africanus includes:
- a CDS encoding DNA topoisomerase IV subunit B — protein: MAEPNYNEDSIRSLDWKEHIRLRPGMYIGKLGDGSAQDDGIYVLLKEIVDNSIDEFVMGSGRTIEITVSDQKVNVRDYGRGIPLGKVIDCVSKINTGGKYDSKAFQKSVGLNGVGTKAVNALSTNFTVQSYRDAKTKKVEFSKGEIVTDHPIIDTTQRNGTAITFYPDETIFRNYHYIPDFVESMIWNYVFLNAGLTINFNNQKYFSERGLYDLLHKHADVESVRYPIIHLKGNDIEIAMTHGQQYGEDYHSFVNGQHTTQGGTHQAAFREAVVKTIREFYKKEYDASDIRSSIIAAISVRVQEPVFESQTKTKLGSQNMGPDGPSVRTFINDFVKKELDDYLHKHPDVADALLKRILQSERERKDIAGIKKLANDRAKKASLHNKKLRDCKVHFNSTHDKRYETTLFITEGDSASGSITKSRDVDCQAVFSLKGKPLNCYELTKKVVYENEEFNLLQHALNIEDGLDGLHYNNIVIATDADVDGMHIRLLMMTFFLQFFPDLVRAGHVYILQTPLFRVRNKKETIYCYSDEERKKAIEKLGSKPEITRFKGLGEISPDEFGLFIGKDIRLDPVILKDQTIKHLLEYYMGKNTPDRQQHIIKNLRIEKDEVNPEDLKAVESDAAAGDEPVGDNLDVA
- a CDS encoding MFS transporter — translated: MPIKQLPLKKEFAYAAGMMGWSIMTNIIIGMLPYFYLPPNNSGLPPLVPQLLVFGAFNILSIIAASGRLFDALYDPFIASVSDSSKNPKGRRIPIMKYAILPAVISCCLVFYPATKTESMANAWWLAMALLFFFISVTTYIIPYNALLAELTHSADQKVKLSTFQQAGFVLGMVLAALCNNYADLIQAVFLVSNRSLALQYAIWGLSVFAGMVMVLPVIFINEKEFIDVKPTHIPLLPAIKNTFRNSNFKYYLISDFSFYIALSIISSGLLFFVTVLLGLPGSDGGKFMSTMVIFSLVFYPFINYAAKRFGKKPLVLIAFGILSLIFVTIYFLGRLPFRPATQMYILVICASFPLASLGILPNAILADIAEKDTVETGENHEGMFFAVKYLFVKLGQTLGIAIFAMFTVYGKDPGSDYGLRMNGVAGFILCILALFFFSRFKENKSTNTEPIIHPATD
- a CDS encoding DEAD/DEAH box helicase, which gives rise to MLFKELNLIEPILNALQTEGYTQPTPIQEQSIPSILQNRDLLGCAQTGTGKTAAFAIPMLQLLSKPHTNTKVHKVIKALVLTPTRELAIQIEESFKAYGKNLPLKHLVIFGGVGQKAQTDALHRGVDILVATPGRLLDLMNQGFINLRDIEIFVLDEADRMLDMGFIHDVKKVIAKLPAKRQTLFFSATMPKEIQALADTILTNPVKVEVTPVSSTAEKIQQQIFYVEKSDKKGLLMHILKDKSIETALVFARTKHGSDRIVKDLVKAGIKAEAIHGNKSQNARQRALTNFKAKTTRILVATDIAARGIDVDELTHVINYELPNIPETYVHRIGRTGRAGLSGTALSFCDAEEKEFLDDIEKLIGLKLPVTEDHPYAMSWQSLMSGAAAAKANGKSKPSRGARNDRGPRPDKTERQPNLSGAKKKPYGGNRRWGKKS
- a CDS encoding OmpA family protein — encoded protein: MKYYLLMGTLALTILFQGCVSNKKYKELEAKYADLQQRGRELNQKYQGSQQDLSGSSARVKSLEEQIAAERKNVAALQAALDKCLSSTKQGNVNISKLVDEINSSNKYIQHLVNTKNKSDSLNMVLTNNLTRSLSREELRDVDVQVLKGVVYISLSDNMLYKSGSYEILPKAGETLSKIAKIIKDYRDYDVLIEGNTDNVPISQTNIRNNWDLSALRASSVVQSLQNTYGVDPKRLTAGGRGEYNPLAGNDTEAGKAKNRRTQIIITPKLDQFMELIEKAPEPKKE
- a CDS encoding VOC family protein produces the protein MAKNSLLRMDNMGIVVESLDDAISFFSEIGLKLEGRAMIEGEWAGQVTGLGNQRVEIAMMVTPDGHSRLELSKFLDPPTVSDHRNAPVNALGYLRVMFTVEDIDELVSRLIKRGAQLVGEVVQYQDSYKLCYIRGTEGLLVGLAEQLKKN